caatgaaaaatcttcagaatcagacgatttgatttttaatcaaattttctcaatgaaaaatcttcagaatCAGACgatttgattaatcatcaaagtaatcaaaataatctattactaaaataatcactaGCTGCAGCCCTAAATCAGCTGATTTGTGAGCAACACTACTGGATGCTGGTTGCATCAATTATACCAAAGATTTTTTGACTAAATCAGGTGATTTTACTCCAGATTATGCAGATGTGTTCAGTTACCCACCATGCTGAGTGTTAGCGCTCAGCAGCTCTGTGCACATCTGCTCGGTGGTGATGCCCAGCACTTTACAGATCTCCTCACGGCTGTACGGCTCAGGATGCAGCACCTCGTCCACCAGGGCCAGCATCTCCTCCAGGGAGGCCTTCAGCTCCGTCTGAACCTGAAAGAGCTTCACCAACCTGCTCGGATCCAGGCCTCGAGCCTGCGCCAACATCTGCGCCCAAACCGGAGGACACTTAGTGTTATCATTCAAGATACCACACAGTTGTGTAAACTAGGGATGCAAGCAATCAATCAAATaactattaattatttattagataatttttttttcatccgaTTAACAACTATTAACGTCCGCGTAGACATTCTTTCAGCGTTGCAGTTTAGctgccatccagcagagggcgccgctggtcatcctTAGCGGAGCCCCTAGTACAGAATTAAAGATGGCGGCGACCATGCCataacaggaaagaaaaacGGCCGAAAACAGAGTCTGATGTTGGACGCCAGATGCACGTTAAGcagttctgttttgaaatataaacacctTTATATTGTCTAAGGACAAGATTCCTAAGTTGTCAACTTAATATTAGCGATTATTCAGTCCAGCTTTTCAACCAACAATTAATGATTTGCTATGAAAAATTGCAAAATGATGGCAAATGACGTAATGACTATAAGCACGGTTTATTTCGAGGGCTTTCTAAGtgtaataatgtgaaaaaaacacttttttgtatATGTAGCCAGAATTTAGCAAAGCTAACATATAACGTTAATATGTAATAATGTgcttcgtttttgttttttttatgtagccCTTCATGTTACGGAAAGACAGTCCAGTTGATACAAGAGTAGCCACTTAAAGTAACTAATCGCTAGTCGAAGAgcaatcaactttagattaacaCATTAATCGATAACTTGCATCCCTACTAGGTTGTTATTGTATtagatcagtgtttcccaaTCTAAAATGCATAGTTTAGATCTTTCCCTGCTTCCACACACCCCATTCAGATTATTCAGCCTGTTGATCAGCCATCAACTGAAATCACCTGTGCTGAAGCAGGGAAATGCCTGAAACATTAGGACCAGAgtttaaaaacactgtaaaattacaaattcATAATGAAAGAACAAGTCACAATGCTTTTTTCAGCTTATTGCAGCTTCAGATGCACCTTTGTTGCAATCCGACATTCCACCACCCGGATGTTGTAGTGAGAAGAAGCAGCTTTGTTCATCTCAACGCAGCAGTTGGAGATCACAAACACGGCCCCGTCTGGGAGCTTGACATCGGTGGCCCTCAGAGGCTGGAACTCTATCAGCTTCGCCTGATAAGTGGTTGAAATTCCGTCATTTCAATAAACATTAACCATCTGAATGTAGAAATATTGcagtggtggaaaaaaaaaaatcttcatacAGTTCCTTTCTCTGCCAGGAATGATATGGACTGGTCCATGCCTCCTCCCTCTGTCCCGATGTAGCGCTCACTTTTGGTACATATCTCAGCTAGATCCACCTGGAGGGCAGATTACAGAGGACAAAAACAGAGTAAAGAATCAATAAACATATCAAATCTCCACAAAATATTCCTTCACATTGAGGAATGGAAAGGTAAACACATAAAGGGGTTGTCTTAATTTGATGGATAATTTCctgggttttttcccccccacttAAGAATGTCTTTGCCCCAGCATTCAGAgcttttgaaatttttaattttctttttttttttttgcattaaactacaaacttcaatatattttattgggaatttGTTGGCAGGAACAACACAAAGCACtggaaaatgataaattgtcccagatgTTATTGCGaagataaatgataatgttgttttgagaccattttcaaactttttttgttgttttttttttttaccttagaAAGAGACTTCTGGTTTGCCTCCATTGTTAAGAGGCCAGAACAGCAAACTAAGGCACTTGAACTGGACAGACCGGAACTGGGAGGAATGGTTCCATCAACAACACAAGACATTCCAGCCAGACAACCAATCCCAAACTTCTcctggagaaaataaaatcagatcaaTATATAATACTGTAGGATAGTTAAAGAACTTTCCATTTAATAACTACACAATAcagttaaaaaagaaagtttacatacttctcactgtctgaagttaaatccgACCAAACTCCCTTTGTCtcaggtcagttagaattatcaaaattatttctatttaataaatagaaataatataaaatagggtaaaaaaaaaataggtcaAGAAGTGTGACTCCATTTAACAAGAAGTTAAATGGAGTCACTTCATGGTTTTCAAAGCCATGAAAGCATCATTGATCCTTTTCCTCATtgtataaaagaaataataaccattctgtatgtaaaattctggttttagtaataaatcttacatattatttttctcattattgtgtcatttagcaaatagaaataattttgctaattctaactgacttaaaacaagagaagtttgttttaacttcAGCCATTGAGAAAAGAAGATGTATGCCTTTTTTATTCAACTGTTTAAGCtttaaatcttatttattttagccaCGGCTTCACTAACACATCTTACCTGGATACCTTTGACTCcacagagaaaataataataccACTTTGGATTTTCTCTGTCTATGACAATGTCCTCTGAGCAGGACACTTTAAAATCTCTGCAAATATACAAAAAGCcttgaaaaaaacataacaaaacaaagcagcacCAATATTTTTGAAGCCCTTAATTAAagttgcaaaaatataaaataaaagtgcaGTAATCTTTGGCGTCTTACTGGTACTGAGGATTTGTGTTTGCCAGCTGGATCGTTCCGGAGTTGTTCACAGACACGGCGGCCAGGATGTTCTGCTCGATGGCCATTGGCAGGACTGAGTATCCACAGTAGTCAATGTGCTCgcctggagaaaaacaaaaatttacaaTTAATTTGAAATAAGTCAATTGTTTGGCACTTCTGGCACCGTAGAAATATTTTAGCTACTCGAGTTCTGCAATATTAGGAATATTTCTATCTAAAAACTCTGATTAGTAATCCAAAGTATTTAGGtgtttgttacatttctttaaggttttaactttttacttttgtgtcaGACTGAAACTGCTTCTGCAATTCATATCCACAGAAACCAATTGCC
Above is a window of Xiphophorus hellerii strain 12219 chromosome 2, Xiphophorus_hellerii-4.1, whole genome shotgun sequence DNA encoding:
- the galk2 gene encoding N-acetylgalactosamine kinase, giving the protein MASNPPTLKIEITSNERLKNLKDHFEAKFGESPLFYACAPGRVNLIGEHIDYCGYSVLPMAIEQNILAAVSVNNSGTIQLANTNPQYQDFKVSCSEDIVIDRENPKWYYYFLCGVKGIQEKFGIGCLAGMSCVVDGTIPPSSGLSSSSALVCCSGLLTMEANQKSLSKVDLAEICTKSERYIGTEGGGMDQSISFLAEKGTAKLIEFQPLRATDVKLPDGAVFVISNCCVEMNKAASSHYNIRVVECRIATKMLAQARGLDPSRLVKLFQVQTELKASLEEMLALVDEVLHPEPYSREEICKVLGITTEQMCTELLSANTQHVTNFKLHQRAKHVYGEAERVMRFKSVCDAGAAGSITLLGELMNQSHASCRDLYECSCPELDRLVDICLKSGAVGSRLTGAGWGGCAVSMVTGEKAASFLRAVRDAYYTPDPRRAAMEKQSLFVTKPAGGAAILLEE